The window TTAAGAGACAGCTATTTCATTTTTACGGAAGCACATAGTATAATATACGTTGATTGTCTCGTGACATTGATGAAAGGTGGTTGTCTTGAATGGGTCCGTTAGCACATATGCCTGCACTCGATATAATGTGGGTATCATTTTATTGTATCGGCTTTATGATTATTTCAGTCGGTTTAATTTATTTAGGTCGAAATAAGATTTCAAATGGTTTTTTACGTATAATCATCAATTTAATCGCATACATACTGTTTGGACTTGGTACGTTTTTAATGGTACTGATTGTTGCCACATGGCCAGCCTAAAAACAAGGAGGAGTAAATGACATGAAAAAACTAAGTGCCTTTCTTTTGATGGCGATAGCAGCAGTACTACTAGTTGGCTGTGCTTTTCCGGAAGATCAAAAAGTAGCTAACAAAGTACCTGATGTTGACCAACTCGCAGCGGTGCAACGTGCTGTCAATGAGTTTCGTGAAGCAACTGGTGGCCTTGTTCCAATCAAAAACCGTGATATGGACACAGATATTTATATAAAATATCTAATCGATTTTGAAAAGCTTATTCCAAAATATATTGCCCAAACACCAGCGAATGCTTATGAAAAAGGTGGCATCTATCAATATATTATTTGGGATCCTGAGAATACGGCCGAAGTAAAATTAGTAGATTTAAACTCCGCAGAGCGCATGCGCGAGTTGAATATTCGTAAAATCGGCTTGAAATATATGCCGATAAAGGACTCAATTTCCGATAATGTGTATCAAATTAACTTTGAAAAATTAGGCTATAAATCAGAAGTAACCGTGAAAAGTCCCTATTCAGGTGTTGAATTACCAATTTTTATGACTGGTGATGGCGAAATGCATGTTGACTATTCAATTGATTTAAATCAATTATTAAAAGAAGACAAGCCTGAAGTGAAACCAGGTGATGATATTCGGCAGTTACTTGTCGATAAATATCCGGTAGTACCTGCCTATTCTGTGCCGTATACGGTGAATGAAAATGGCGAGCCAACGTTTATGATGGAAGCTTATAAAGCTGACAGGCAAAAAGCGCAAGAA of the Lysinibacillus fusiformis genome contains:
- a CDS encoding DUF2768 domain-containing protein → MGPLAHMPALDIMWVSFYCIGFMIISVGLIYLGRNKISNGFLRIIINLIAYILFGLGTFLMVLIVATWPA